The uncultured Desulfobulbus sp. genome window below encodes:
- a CDS encoding PEP/pyruvate-binding domain-containing protein, with product MNTSLLTRIKHLLGISSLPTLSAEEVQKLFTSKYRCFRELLTANNNALEAMAELETTLHDGHTFSMGFVRSKSTVVTVNIYKMVQNLRSLADGGYANLETSFTRIQQAIDAIIDKEITLPQGEWIIPMEQVNRSLAELTGEKIANLGEAGALAGISIPPGFSITSAASRQFYLDNDLYREINRLFQQTDARDMEDMLQKSQTVQQLIQTSPLPPELEAQLYQGFDQLMEKLGGTYTVAVRSSALGEDLARASFAGLYHTELFVKRKDLISAYKMVLASKYSPQAMSYRLAKGFRHEDIVMCVGCLAMIPAAISGICYSQSLSGQPGTLDIFFADGIAKSIVDGTKGTHHALVERQAPHQLVEANGGLTEHTLLSKEQMAALAAISLQLEVHFGSPQDIEWSIDAAGTIYVLQSRPISVHLFAGKVETSPRVTDDRILLQGGVPGSRGVAAGPIAIVRTQKDMVHFPKKAVLVVEHPLPEWAPLLKRAVALVAETGSEAGHLATLCREFGLPALLALDKATTVLQNGETVTVDVSHRALYRGRIDVLLESASSNKPINPMEGSPVQKILRNVLERIAPLTLTDPDSVYFRASHCVTMHDITRFCHEKSVIEMFDFGRKYRFAKGAAKRLVDNMPLEWWVINLSDGFSPEFEATADFINISDITSAPMLALWQGMHAFPWQGPPSVSVRGMGAIVFQSAMNPALDPAVASKLNQKNYFLVSRNYCNLSVRLGYHYAMIEAYISSLRTERYVTFRFKGGAADETRRMGRIQLLDEILTRFNFRVERRGDALTARVEKRTRKFLFSRLQVLGYLTIHTRQIDMVMADTRECQRYRHKFIAEIEEMLGDDK from the coding sequence ATGAATACATCTCTCTTGACCCGTATCAAACATCTCCTGGGGATCTCCAGCCTTCCCACGCTGAGTGCAGAGGAAGTACAAAAGCTCTTTACCAGCAAGTACCGGTGTTTTCGGGAACTCCTCACCGCCAATAACAATGCACTTGAGGCCATGGCTGAGCTGGAAACCACCCTGCACGATGGTCACACCTTTTCCATGGGCTTTGTTCGTTCCAAGTCGACTGTGGTCACCGTCAATATCTATAAGATGGTGCAAAATCTCAGGAGCCTCGCAGATGGCGGCTATGCAAACCTGGAAACTTCCTTTACCCGCATTCAACAAGCAATTGACGCCATCATTGATAAGGAAATCACACTGCCCCAGGGCGAGTGGATCATCCCCATGGAACAGGTGAACCGCAGCCTGGCTGAACTCACCGGCGAGAAGATAGCCAATCTGGGGGAAGCAGGTGCTCTTGCCGGTATCTCGATCCCACCTGGATTTTCCATTACCTCCGCTGCCAGTCGTCAGTTCTACCTGGATAACGACCTTTACCGGGAAATAAACCGTCTCTTCCAGCAAACCGATGCCAGGGATATGGAAGATATGCTCCAAAAAAGTCAAACTGTGCAGCAACTGATTCAGACGAGTCCTTTACCGCCGGAGCTTGAAGCGCAACTCTATCAAGGATTTGATCAATTGATGGAGAAACTGGGAGGGACGTACACCGTAGCGGTGCGCTCCAGTGCACTGGGGGAAGATCTGGCACGGGCTTCCTTTGCCGGACTCTACCATACGGAACTTTTTGTAAAGCGCAAAGATCTCATCAGCGCCTACAAAATGGTCCTTGCCTCCAAATACTCGCCCCAGGCCATGTCCTACCGTTTGGCCAAAGGGTTCCGTCATGAAGATATTGTCATGTGCGTAGGCTGCCTGGCCATGATTCCCGCGGCAATCAGCGGCATCTGTTACTCCCAATCCCTGAGCGGACAGCCTGGTACGCTGGATATCTTTTTTGCCGATGGCATTGCCAAATCCATTGTCGATGGGACCAAAGGAACCCACCACGCACTTGTTGAACGTCAGGCGCCCCATCAGCTTGTTGAAGCAAACGGTGGGCTAACAGAGCATACACTGCTTTCCAAGGAGCAGATGGCGGCCTTGGCTGCGATCAGTCTCCAGTTGGAGGTCCATTTTGGCTCTCCCCAGGATATCGAGTGGTCCATTGATGCAGCGGGAACCATCTATGTCCTGCAAAGCCGGCCCATCTCTGTCCATCTCTTTGCTGGTAAGGTCGAAACCTCACCACGGGTGACCGATGATCGCATCCTGCTGCAGGGAGGCGTCCCTGGCTCCCGTGGAGTAGCTGCCGGCCCGATCGCCATCGTGCGCACCCAGAAAGACATGGTTCATTTCCCCAAAAAGGCAGTTCTGGTAGTGGAACATCCACTCCCCGAGTGGGCCCCCTTATTAAAGCGTGCGGTTGCCCTGGTTGCAGAGACAGGAAGCGAGGCTGGCCACCTGGCGACCCTCTGCCGTGAGTTTGGCCTGCCTGCCCTGCTTGCGCTCGACAAAGCCACCACAGTTTTACAAAACGGAGAAACAGTCACTGTGGACGTGTCTCATCGGGCTCTTTACCGGGGACGAATCGACGTTTTGCTCGAGTCTGCCTCGAGCAATAAACCGATCAACCCCATGGAGGGTAGTCCGGTCCAGAAGATTCTGCGCAACGTCCTTGAACGTATCGCTCCTCTTACCCTGACCGATCCTGACTCGGTCTACTTTCGCGCCTCCCACTGTGTCACCATGCACGATATCACCCGATTCTGTCACGAGAAGTCGGTGATAGAGATGTTTGATTTTGGCAGGAAGTACCGGTTCGCCAAAGGGGCGGCAAAGCGTTTGGTCGATAATATGCCCCTGGAGTGGTGGGTGATTAATCTTTCTGACGGTTTTTCGCCCGAATTTGAAGCGACTGCTGATTTTATCAACATCAGCGATATCACCTCTGCCCCGATGCTTGCCCTTTGGCAGGGGATGCATGCCTTTCCCTGGCAGGGGCCGCCCTCGGTGAGCGTCCGGGGGATGGGAGCGATCGTCTTTCAATCGGCAATGAATCCGGCTCTCGACCCGGCGGTGGCCTCGAAACTCAATCAAAAGAATTACTTCCTCGTCTCCCGCAATTACTGCAACTTAAGTGTCCGCCTTGGCTATCATTACGCCATGATTGAGGCCTATATCAGCAGCCTGCGCACCGAACGCTATGTCACCTTTCGTTTCAAGGGAGGAGCAGCGGACGAAACCCGGCGCATGGGCCGTATTCAGCTCTTAGACGAGATCCTGACCCGCTTCAACTTTCGGGTGGAACGGAGAGGCGATGCATTAACCGCGCGGGTAGAGAAACGAACCCGAAAGTTTCTCTTTAGCCGCCTACAGGTGCTGGGATACCTGACGATCCATACCCGCCAGATTGACATGGTGATGGCCGATACCCGGGAATGCCAACGGTATCGACACAAATTTATAGCCGAAATTGAGGAGATGCTGGGCGATGACAAATGA
- a CDS encoding response regulator, whose amino-acid sequence MTNERNFRLDAALKIHLLLVDDEPDFQEIIHKRMTRMGVRLSLANCCRAALQSLETQPADVIIMDVSMPEVDGIECLKKVKQRWPEMEVIILTGHASVKSGIEGMQGGAFDYCLKPIDVLELLEKVELAAQKALINQGCVE is encoded by the coding sequence ATGACAAATGAACGAAATTTTCGACTTGATGCGGCCCTGAAAATCCATCTGCTGCTTGTCGACGATGAGCCGGATTTCCAGGAAATTATTCACAAACGCATGACACGAATGGGGGTGCGGCTCAGCCTGGCCAATTGCTGTCGGGCCGCCCTCCAGTCCCTGGAGACCCAACCAGCGGATGTCATTATCATGGATGTGAGTATGCCCGAGGTTGATGGGATAGAGTGCCTGAAAAAGGTAAAACAACGATGGCCAGAGATGGAAGTGATCATCCTCACCGGCCATGCCTCGGTGAAATCCGGCATAGAGGGAATGCAGGGGGGCGCCTTTGATTACTGTCTTAAACCCATCGATGTGCTGGAACTGCTGGAAAAGGTTGAACTGGCCGCGCAAAAGGCTCTGATTAACCAGGGGTGCGTTGAATAA
- a CDS encoding sigma-54 dependent transcriptional regulator, whose amino-acid sequence MNSERGEHREVLVVDDDHYLLAAIQQTLALNGYTAKTYTNPVEALAGVTAQDFAAVIADIRMPEMNGMELLARIRAHDADLPVILITGHGDISMAVEAVKQGAYHFLQKPVDEEMILATLARAIERRQLVLDKRHLEEQLQASRAGRSRFYGIIGSHPLMRGLYTLIEAVADEPDPVLISGETGTGKELVARAIHESGERRTRPYVAVNMGAIPSEMIESELFGHERGAFTGAIQRKVGKFEFAGEGTLFLDEICSMPASLQSKLLRVIEDRTFSRVGSNAVLPLKARIIAATNRDLKVEIERGSFRQDLFFRLNVLPVHLPALRERKEDIPQLVEFFWKEYCGGAQGEEVGACPGELIDQLVRRDWPGNIRELRNVVRRTCVLGDAQPVLEQGDAKEDSTPLQGAHCSLRAFMEQQEKRYLEQILAQTGGQITLAHKILKISRKSLYDKINKYRLDLDKLRKGRSGSLGE is encoded by the coding sequence ATGAACAGCGAAAGAGGCGAGCATCGTGAGGTACTGGTGGTCGATGATGACCACTATCTGCTCGCGGCCATTCAACAGACCCTGGCACTCAATGGCTACACCGCCAAGACCTACACCAATCCGGTGGAGGCACTGGCAGGAGTCACCGCGCAGGATTTTGCCGCGGTAATAGCCGACATTCGAATGCCGGAGATGAACGGCATGGAGTTGCTGGCTCGTATTCGCGCTCATGATGCGGACCTACCGGTTATTCTCATTACAGGACACGGCGATATTTCCATGGCTGTGGAGGCGGTGAAACAGGGAGCCTATCATTTTTTGCAAAAGCCTGTTGATGAGGAGATGATCCTGGCAACGCTGGCTCGGGCCATAGAACGTCGGCAACTGGTATTGGACAAGCGGCATCTGGAAGAGCAGCTGCAGGCCAGCCGCGCAGGACGATCACGCTTTTACGGCATCATCGGCAGCCATCCACTCATGCGTGGACTCTATACCCTTATCGAGGCTGTGGCAGATGAGCCGGACCCCGTGCTCATCTCTGGGGAGACAGGAACAGGTAAGGAGTTAGTGGCGCGGGCGATTCATGAGAGCGGAGAGCGACGGACCCGACCCTATGTGGCCGTCAATATGGGAGCGATTCCCTCGGAGATGATTGAGTCGGAACTCTTTGGCCATGAACGCGGGGCCTTTACCGGTGCCATCCAGCGCAAGGTCGGGAAGTTTGAATTTGCCGGCGAGGGTACGCTTTTTCTTGATGAGATCTGTTCCATGCCCGCCTCCCTGCAGTCCAAGCTGTTGCGTGTGATTGAAGATCGAACTTTTTCACGTGTGGGCAGCAATGCAGTGCTCCCGTTGAAGGCCAGGATCATCGCCGCCACCAATCGTGATCTGAAGGTGGAGATCGAGCGGGGGAGCTTTCGCCAGGATCTCTTCTTTCGTCTCAATGTTCTGCCGGTGCATCTCCCCGCGCTGAGGGAACGCAAGGAGGATATTCCCCAGCTGGTCGAATTTTTCTGGAAGGAGTACTGTGGTGGGGCCCAGGGCGAGGAAGTCGGCGCCTGTCCTGGAGAGTTGATCGATCAGTTGGTACGGCGGGATTGGCCGGGCAATATTCGAGAATTGCGCAATGTGGTGCGTCGCACCTGTGTACTGGGTGACGCCCAGCCAGTGCTTGAGCAAGGGGACGCAAAGGAAGACTCCACTCCCCTGCAGGGAGCGCATTGTTCGTTACGAGCTTTCATGGAGCAGCAGGAGAAGCGCTATCTCGAACAGATTTTAGCCCAGACCGGAGGGCAGATCACCCTGGCCCATAAGATTTTAAAGATCTCCCGCAAAAGTTTGTACGACAAAATCAACAAATACCGCCTGGATTTAGACAAATTGCGCAAAGGACGTTCTGGCTCATTAGGAGAGTAA
- a CDS encoding flagellinolysin, translated as MLTINTNTNAQFASRMLWSQQSQLANSMKRLSSGLRINSASDDASGLAISDRMTAQIRGMNQASRNINDGISMLQTAEGAMQEVVNLIQRGRELAVQAANDTNSASDRESLQAEVNQIKAEINRIGNTTSFNGQYLLRDTSGGSGDAALQDKIDVQDGLRSGWLRNAEQIIIDGYGLTGIGGDITVIYEENSGNDYVAWVTNSYNPTTKEAVNQELHIDLSDFVPVDSEDGGTAPYYNDRIIAHEMVHAVMGVTMNTLGLPTWFQEGSAELIQGADERLSGVLQTRFTNGESVSVATAGVVSSLSSPWSGPSNPTLLNEQYAAAYTAARFLHDEIKNSGGTGIDELMGLLSSNKEDNSYLLDQALAELQTSHSSFAYSDEASFLTAFTGATGAAYLETMYTSGDLANTDTGAIGGLDADGGEIKTAETVVPNGAPYDESPLIGFNTLWEELSVSLAQSETLNFQIGANSGDDMSVTLQGISTGSLDLADIDIRSKPDLAMVKFDRALSLIDETRGTLGALMNRMESAIANAANAAENLSAARSRIQDADIVSESAALTRGTIMQQAAASILTQATTAPEIALRLLS; from the coding sequence ATGCTCACGATCAACACCAACACCAATGCCCAGTTTGCCTCCCGAATGCTGTGGTCACAGCAGTCTCAACTGGCAAACAGCATGAAGCGCCTTTCTTCAGGTCTCCGCATCAACTCCGCATCCGATGATGCCTCAGGCCTTGCCATCTCCGATCGCATGACAGCTCAAATACGTGGGATGAACCAGGCCTCACGCAATATTAATGACGGCATCTCCATGTTACAAACCGCTGAGGGGGCCATGCAGGAGGTGGTCAATCTCATCCAGCGTGGACGTGAATTAGCAGTTCAAGCTGCAAATGATACAAACAGTGCAAGTGATCGTGAATCTCTCCAGGCTGAAGTTAATCAAATTAAAGCTGAAATTAATCGAATAGGGAATACAACCTCATTCAATGGCCAATACCTGCTTCGTGACACAAGCGGTGGCTCTGGCGATGCTGCACTTCAAGATAAAATTGATGTTCAAGATGGGCTGCGATCAGGTTGGCTTCGTAACGCTGAACAGATCATTATTGACGGCTATGGACTCACCGGTATCGGTGGCGACATAACCGTTATCTATGAAGAAAACTCAGGAAACGACTATGTGGCCTGGGTGACCAACTCGTATAACCCAACCACAAAAGAAGCGGTCAACCAGGAACTCCATATTGACCTCTCTGATTTTGTTCCGGTTGATAGTGAAGATGGCGGAACAGCCCCTTATTATAACGATCGCATTATTGCCCACGAGATGGTGCATGCGGTGATGGGGGTAACCATGAATACGCTAGGGCTCCCAACCTGGTTCCAGGAAGGATCGGCAGAGCTCATTCAAGGAGCCGATGAACGCTTAAGTGGCGTATTACAAACCCGTTTCACCAACGGCGAATCAGTCAGCGTAGCCACAGCTGGGGTTGTGAGCTCATTAAGTTCTCCCTGGAGTGGACCAAGCAACCCCACTCTCCTCAATGAACAGTATGCTGCAGCCTATACTGCAGCGCGCTTTCTCCACGATGAGATTAAAAATTCCGGTGGCACGGGTATTGATGAATTGATGGGGCTCCTCAGTTCCAACAAAGAAGATAATAGCTACCTGCTTGATCAGGCCCTGGCAGAATTGCAAACATCACACAGTTCCTTTGCCTACAGTGATGAGGCCTCTTTTTTAACCGCTTTTACAGGAGCAACTGGCGCCGCGTACCTGGAAACGATGTACACCAGCGGTGATCTCGCCAACACTGACACAGGTGCCATTGGCGGCCTCGATGCCGACGGGGGCGAGATCAAAACAGCCGAAACAGTTGTCCCCAATGGGGCGCCCTATGACGAATCTCCCCTGATTGGGTTCAACACGCTTTGGGAAGAACTTTCCGTGTCTCTGGCACAGTCCGAAACACTCAATTTTCAAATTGGGGCCAACAGTGGTGATGACATGAGCGTCACCTTGCAGGGGATTTCCACCGGTTCTCTTGATCTTGCTGATATCGACATACGGTCCAAACCAGACCTGGCAATGGTCAAATTCGATCGTGCGCTTTCCCTCATCGATGAGACCCGTGGTACTCTAGGGGCCTTGATGAATAGGATGGAATCGGCAATCGCCAATGCCGCCAACGCAGCAGAAAATCTGAGCGCGGCTCGTTCCCGTATTCAGGATGCCGATATCGTTTCCGAATCCGCTGCCCTGACCCGAGGGACAATCATGCAACAGGCAGCAGCCTCTATTTTGACCCAGGCAACCACTGCCCCGGAAATTGCCCTTCGTTTACTCTCCTAA
- a CDS encoding ATP-binding protein, translated as MADKQHHYQNLTKLLAVGFFTCGIIPILIIATTSIYNSKQVAIKDLKLTTSQVAQHRQDVINNFLKHQLDLLTTLISLYPQEYLKSQAHLDQLFLAISGSGGMVDLQLIDTNGQQMAYVGPYREQVTGKNYQDQPWFSQVLVRGAHVSDLFSGYRKLPHFVVALTDPLKRYVLRTTINSSVFNSLLHSAQIGTGGDVFIVNKAGELQTPSLQGNLRILPKYELYLVRHHSAPEIIQQGDTLYATTWLNNGTWMLMLKVRIPDMLGPYYQHLNRTLVIIGITATIFFIIAIFLSQFIVAHVAKADREAATMDQQMAHIEKMANIGRLAAGVAHEINNPLQMILAQAGWIEELLPEEDPSTVKNFKEYQQTIKKIKHHVERAATITHRLLGFARKISAEQEQVQINDIIQEALSFLEKEAEHNNISVALKLDPQLPVTMTEAHRLQQILLNLIDNALDAIGHDGKLEISTTSTAQEIHIDLADNGPGIPPEVMAKIWDPFFTTKEQGKGTGLGLSISQNIIRTLGGTLTAQNREGGGTVFTVTLPIRSVQQEG; from the coding sequence ATGGCGGATAAACAACACCACTACCAAAATCTCACCAAGTTGCTTGCCGTTGGTTTTTTTACCTGCGGCATCATCCCCATTCTCATCATTGCCACCACCTCGATCTATAACTCCAAACAGGTGGCAATCAAGGATTTGAAGTTGACCACCAGTCAGGTAGCGCAGCATCGCCAGGATGTGATCAATAACTTTCTCAAGCATCAGCTCGATCTCCTCACCACTCTGATCAGCCTCTATCCCCAGGAATACCTGAAGAGTCAGGCCCATCTGGATCAGTTATTCCTCGCGATCAGCGGCTCCGGCGGCATGGTCGATTTACAGCTGATCGATACTAACGGCCAGCAGATGGCCTATGTCGGCCCCTACCGGGAACAGGTAACCGGAAAAAACTACCAGGATCAGCCCTGGTTTTCCCAGGTGTTGGTGCGCGGCGCACACGTCAGCGACCTCTTCAGCGGCTACCGCAAACTCCCCCACTTCGTGGTGGCTCTGACCGACCCGCTCAAACGTTACGTGCTGCGCACCACCATTAATTCCAGTGTGTTCAATTCACTCTTACACAGTGCCCAGATTGGGACCGGCGGTGACGTCTTTATCGTCAACAAAGCAGGTGAACTCCAGACACCAAGCCTGCAGGGGAACCTTCGCATTTTACCAAAGTACGAACTCTATCTGGTCCGTCATCACAGTGCTCCCGAGATTATTCAACAGGGTGATACCCTCTACGCCACCACCTGGCTTAACAACGGGACCTGGATGCTGATGCTCAAGGTGCGTATTCCCGACATGCTCGGCCCCTACTACCAGCACCTGAACCGCACCCTGGTGATCATCGGCATCACAGCCACCATCTTCTTTATCATCGCCATCTTCCTCAGCCAATTCATCGTTGCCCATGTGGCCAAGGCCGATCGTGAAGCAGCCACCATGGATCAACAGATGGCCCATATCGAAAAGATGGCCAACATCGGGCGTTTGGCTGCGGGTGTGGCCCATGAGATTAACAACCCCCTGCAGATGATCCTGGCCCAGGCCGGATGGATCGAGGAATTATTGCCCGAAGAAGATCCGTCAACAGTAAAAAATTTCAAAGAATATCAGCAGACTATCAAAAAAATAAAACACCACGTGGAACGGGCCGCCACCATCACCCATCGACTTCTCGGCTTTGCCCGCAAAATCAGTGCGGAGCAGGAACAGGTACAGATCAACGACATCATTCAGGAGGCCCTCTCCTTCCTGGAAAAAGAAGCCGAGCACAACAACATTTCCGTTGCCCTGAAGCTCGATCCCCAGTTGCCGGTCACCATGACTGAAGCGCACAGACTGCAACAGATCTTGCTCAATCTCATTGATAACGCGCTGGATGCCATTGGCCACGACGGCAAACTGGAAATCAGTACGACAAGCACTGCGCAGGAAATCCATATCGACCTTGCCGATAATGGTCCGGGAATTCCCCCTGAGGTCATGGCCAAGATCTGGGATCCCTTTTTCACCACCAAGGAACAAGGCAAAGGTACAGGCCTGGGCCTGTCCATCAGCCAAAACATAATTCGCACCCTGGGAGGAACACTGACAGCCCAAAATCGTGAAGGGGGAGGCACAGTCTTCACCGTGACCCTGCCCATTCGCTCAGTCCAACAGGAAGGTTAA
- a CDS encoding response regulator, whose amino-acid sequence MTRYDILLVDDEQDFRDIMTKKLGKRELNCESAADGATALEMVRTKNYDVVLLDVKMPGMDGIATLREIKKLAPLTEVVMLTGHASVESGINGIKFGAFDYLMKPIDMDPLMEKLDAAYERKRIQQEKIEMAQVKRDMKLPS is encoded by the coding sequence ATGACTCGTTATGACATTTTGCTCGTGGATGACGAACAGGACTTTCGCGACATCATGACCAAGAAACTCGGGAAACGAGAGCTCAACTGTGAAAGTGCCGCAGACGGGGCCACCGCCCTGGAGATGGTTCGAACCAAGAACTACGACGTTGTCCTTTTAGACGTCAAGATGCCCGGCATGGATGGCATCGCCACCCTGCGGGAAATAAAAAAACTGGCGCCCCTCACCGAGGTGGTGATGCTCACCGGCCATGCCTCGGTCGAATCTGGAATCAATGGGATCAAGTTTGGGGCCTTTGATTACCTGATGAAACCCATTGATATGGATCCATTGATGGAAAAACTGGATGCCGCCTATGAGCGCAAACGAATCCAACAGGAAAAAATTGAGATGGCGCAGGTTAAACGAGACATGAAGTTACCAAGTTAG
- a CDS encoding ATP-binding protein, producing the protein MEQKTIQILEQQRQDLVTRVLKKHEEIEATRFFTERILAGLSEFFLLLDKDFQVIQTNREFLERTGYAPLDAEPLWLHQLLSEETTAKITKVLKRDEFAEMEAQLKTRSGELLPVKMRGSTHVTQNGRILHMLICTDCSDFFELMAQMQEGQKQLMHSSRLASLGEMAAGIGHELTQPLNAILLFSRNCLKALDTPGDHSEMLKENLQIIIDRVNKASSIITTMRSFGRKVDEKRSPVDLNEVLKKIIKFLDAQLMLSEIKLDLRLGPEPCEVLGVEVRLEQVFLNLLQNAIQAMGRVVLPKLTVTSRLTDCLNLNTMCKEPYILVTVEDNGEGIADELLKKIFDPFFTTREVGTGMGLGLSIVDRIVRGISGHIEVESEPGKGTCFSVYIPRYQQAQMEQETKP; encoded by the coding sequence ATGGAGCAGAAAACGATACAGATACTGGAACAGCAACGCCAGGATCTGGTGACTCGTGTGTTGAAAAAACATGAGGAGATCGAGGCAACGCGTTTTTTCACCGAGCGCATTCTCGCCGGACTCAGTGAATTTTTTCTCCTGCTTGATAAGGATTTCCAGGTCATTCAAACCAATCGGGAATTCCTTGAGCGTACCGGTTATGCCCCCTTGGATGCAGAACCCCTGTGGTTACATCAACTGTTGAGTGAGGAAACAACAGCAAAGATTACCAAGGTGCTGAAGCGCGACGAGTTCGCGGAAATGGAGGCACAACTCAAAACCCGGTCCGGTGAGCTTTTGCCGGTAAAGATGCGTGGCTCGACCCATGTTACCCAAAACGGTCGCATCCTGCATATGCTCATCTGTACGGATTGCAGTGATTTTTTTGAACTCATGGCCCAGATGCAGGAAGGGCAAAAGCAGCTGATGCACTCCAGTCGTCTGGCGAGCCTGGGGGAAATGGCTGCAGGAATTGGCCATGAATTGACTCAACCCCTCAACGCCATCCTCCTTTTTTCGAGAAACTGTCTCAAGGCCCTGGATACTCCAGGAGACCACAGCGAGATGCTCAAGGAAAACCTTCAGATTATCATCGATCGAGTCAATAAGGCCTCCTCCATTATCACCACCATGCGTAGTTTTGGGCGTAAGGTGGATGAAAAGCGCAGCCCAGTTGATCTCAATGAGGTTCTGAAGAAAATAATAAAATTTCTCGATGCCCAGTTAATGCTCAGCGAAATCAAGCTTGATCTGCGCCTGGGACCGGAACCCTGCGAGGTCTTAGGCGTGGAAGTGCGTCTGGAACAGGTTTTTCTCAATCTTCTCCAGAACGCGATTCAGGCCATGGGACGAGTCGTCCTGCCAAAACTCACCGTCACCAGCCGTTTGACTGATTGCCTCAATTTGAACACCATGTGCAAGGAACCGTATATACTGGTGACGGTGGAGGATAACGGTGAAGGTATTGCTGATGAGCTGTTGAAAAAAATTTTTGATCCGTTTTTCACCACGCGCGAGGTGGGCACCGGTATGGGGTTGGGACTTTCCATCGTCGATCGTATTGTCCGGGGGATTTCCGGTCACATTGAGGTGGAAAGTGAACCAGGGAAGGGAACCTGTTTTTCCGTCTATATCCCGCGATATCAGCAGGCGCAAATGGAGCAGGAGACAAAACCATGA